The Oceanotoga teriensis genome has a window encoding:
- a CDS encoding UPF0280 family protein translates to MYEKRNYRNIMKPKNLINYNICVEESDLNISSKINLSKLLLIQLKYIRNIIKMHCIYNSSFLKSHTPINNDYSYNIIIQKMIIASSKVNVGPMASIAGCISEYIGKIALLFTDEIIIENGGDIFLKTLIDRKIKIYAGKSPLSNKLSILISKNSELGICTSAGTFGHSYSYGKADAVVIISKDTLLADSLATSAANKIKSKNDIKNVLNYINSIDNINGGIIIKDDKVGAIGNINIC, encoded by the coding sequence ATGTATGAAAAAAGAAATTATAGGAATATAATGAAACCTAAAAATTTAATAAATTATAATATATGCGTAGAAGAATCAGATTTGAATATATCCTCAAAAATTAATTTGAGTAAATTATTGCTAATTCAATTAAAATACATAAGAAATATAATAAAAATGCATTGTATTTATAATTCTTCATTTTTAAAATCCCATACCCCCATAAATAATGATTATTCATATAATATAATAATTCAAAAAATGATCATAGCTTCTTCAAAAGTAAATGTTGGGCCTATGGCAAGTATAGCTGGTTGTATTTCAGAATATATTGGAAAAATAGCTTTATTATTTACAGATGAAATAATTATAGAAAATGGTGGAGATATTTTCTTAAAAACTTTAATAGATAGAAAGATTAAAATTTATGCTGGAAAATCTCCTTTATCCAATAAATTATCAATATTAATATCAAAAAATTCTGAACTTGGAATTTGTACTTCTGCAGGAACTTTTGGTCATTCTTATAGCTATGGAAAAGCTGATGCAGTAGTAATAATATCTAAAGATACATTACTTGCTGACAGTTTAGCAACATCAGCAGCCAATAAAATAAAATCAAAGAATGATATAAAAAATGTATTAAATTATATAAATAGTATAGATAATATAAATGGGGGAATAATAATAAAAGATGATAAAGTTGGTGCAATAGGTAATATAAACATCTGTTAA
- the metF gene encoding methylenetetrahydrofolate reductase [NAD(P)H], translating to MFIKDKFINKKPIISFEIFPPKKTGSIKKIYKTIEELAVLTPDYISVTYGAGGSEHDKTTEIASIIKNKYNIESLAHLTCINSNKKDIYNTLNNLENENIENILALKGDIHPDYKLKKDFNHASDLIEYIKENFNFCIGSAVYPEGHLEALNKSMDLFYTQEKINKGTDFLISQLFFKNKIFYEYQEKLKNRNIKVPLQAGIMPVVNKKQVEKIVSLCGTYMPEKFIKVMNKYENNKEALLDAGVTYACDQIIDLLSSDVDGIHLYVMNNPITARKIVERIKNILKYLGENNG from the coding sequence ATGTTTATTAAAGATAAATTTATAAATAAAAAACCTATAATTTCATTTGAAATATTTCCACCTAAAAAAACTGGGTCTATTAAAAAGATTTATAAAACTATAGAAGAATTAGCCGTATTAACTCCAGATTATATAAGCGTAACTTATGGAGCTGGAGGATCTGAACATGATAAAACTACAGAAATTGCTTCAATAATAAAAAATAAATACAATATTGAATCACTTGCTCATTTAACTTGCATAAATTCTAACAAAAAAGATATTTATAATACTTTAAACAATTTAGAAAATGAAAACATAGAAAATATTTTAGCTTTAAAAGGTGATATTCATCCAGATTATAAATTGAAAAAAGATTTTAATCATGCTTCTGATTTAATAGAATATATAAAAGAAAATTTTAATTTTTGTATAGGTTCTGCAGTTTATCCAGAAGGACATTTAGAAGCATTAAATAAAAGCATGGATTTATTTTATACACAAGAAAAAATCAATAAAGGTACTGATTTTCTAATAAGTCAGTTATTTTTTAAAAATAAAATTTTTTATGAATATCAAGAAAAACTAAAAAACAGAAATATAAAAGTCCCACTTCAGGCTGGTATTATGCCAGTTGTAAATAAAAAACAAGTAGAAAAAATAGTATCATTATGTGGAACTTATATGCCAGAAAAATTTATAAAAGTTATGAATAAATATGAAAATAATAAAGAAGCTTTATTAGATGCAGGAGTAACTTATGCTTGTGATCAAATAATTGATTTATTATCTTCTGATGTGGATGGAATACATTTGTATGTAATGAATAACCCTATTACTGCAAGAAAAATAGTAGAAAGAATTAAAAATATTTTAAAATATTTAGGTGAAAATAATGGATAA
- a CDS encoding homocysteine S-methyltransferase family protein, translating to MNLSNLLNKKFILFDGAMGSMIQKENINTLPELLNLENPHLIRSIHKKYIEAGADIITTNTFGANNHKLKKYNVDSDLIIKNAIEIAKSVQKNNLIALDIGPIGRMIEPMGKMTFDESYEFFKKQVIAGEKYGADLILFETFSDIYELKSGILSAKENTKLPIFATMTFSDDKRTFTGTDIKTMISVLEGLNVNALGINCSLGPDKMESLVDKLVKYSSTPIIVQANAGLPDYQNGNTIYNINSNEYNEHTKKLMNKGIQIIGGCCGTTDEYIRKLNNSRKQIPFKPVFDKNYSFISSYSKTYDVSKNIHIIGERINPTGKKKLRQAIIEENMEYITNLALKQKEEGAEILDVNMGVPKIDENKLMIKSIKEIQKLIDIPLQIDSTNIEVIDNGLRYYNGKAIINSVNGKKNSMEEIFPVIKKYGAMVICLTLNEDGIPETMEKRLQIAKNIENTALKYGISKKDLIFDFLVLAVSAQQNELYNTLSTLSYVKNTYNYNTTLGVSNVSFGLPNRKILNRTFLAMALQAGLNLPIINTSSQDMIDTINSYKVLANIDKDCKKYISIYSEQKEEEIKNETLEYCIENGLKEKTKIITIEKLKNTDPLEIINNILIPTLNKVGDKYEKEIIFLPQLIQSAETAKIVFKEIKNKLPDLDSSNKKDKIILATVEGDIHDIGKNIVKVILENYGYEIIDLGKDVVCNKIIDKIQDSKAKIVGLSALMTTTLINMENTVKEIRKKFDDIKIIIGGAVVTKTFANSIGADFYAKDAREALKYLEKLPLN from the coding sequence ATGAATTTAAGTAATTTACTTAATAAAAAATTTATTCTTTTTGATGGGGCTATGGGAAGCATGATTCAAAAAGAAAACATCAATACATTGCCTGAACTATTAAATTTAGAAAATCCTCATTTAATAAGATCTATACACAAAAAATATATTGAAGCTGGTGCAGATATTATAACAACAAATACATTTGGTGCAAATAATCATAAATTAAAAAAATATAATGTAGATTCAGATTTAATAATCAAAAATGCAATTGAAATAGCAAAGTCAGTTCAAAAAAATAATTTAATAGCTCTCGATATAGGTCCCATAGGTAGAATGATAGAACCTATGGGAAAAATGACTTTTGATGAAAGTTATGAATTTTTTAAAAAACAGGTTATAGCGGGCGAAAAATATGGAGCTGATTTAATATTATTTGAAACATTTTCAGATATATACGAATTAAAATCTGGAATACTCTCAGCTAAAGAGAACACAAAATTACCGATATTTGCTACAATGACTTTTTCTGATGATAAAAGAACATTTACTGGAACAGATATTAAAACAATGATATCTGTTCTTGAAGGACTTAATGTTAACGCACTTGGTATAAACTGTTCTCTTGGTCCAGATAAAATGGAGTCATTAGTAGATAAATTAGTAAAATATTCATCTACGCCAATAATAGTTCAAGCAAATGCAGGACTCCCAGATTACCAAAATGGAAATACAATATATAATATTAACTCAAATGAATATAATGAACATACAAAAAAATTAATGAATAAAGGTATTCAAATTATAGGAGGATGTTGTGGAACAACCGATGAATATATAAGAAAATTAAATAATTCTAGAAAACAAATTCCATTTAAACCTGTATTCGATAAAAACTATTCATTCATATCTTCTTATTCAAAAACATATGATGTTAGCAAAAATATTCATATAATAGGAGAAAGAATCAATCCAACTGGAAAGAAAAAATTAAGACAAGCCATAATAGAAGAAAATATGGAATATATAACTAATCTTGCATTAAAGCAAAAAGAAGAAGGAGCAGAAATACTAGATGTAAATATGGGTGTTCCAAAAATAGATGAAAATAAATTAATGATAAAATCTATAAAAGAAATCCAAAAATTAATTGATATTCCACTTCAAATAGATTCAACAAATATAGAGGTTATAGATAATGGTTTAAGATATTATAATGGTAAAGCTATAATAAATTCTGTAAATGGTAAAAAAAATTCTATGGAAGAAATATTCCCTGTAATAAAAAAATATGGAGCTATGGTTATTTGCCTTACTTTAAATGAAGATGGAATACCTGAAACAATGGAAAAAAGGTTACAAATTGCTAAAAACATAGAAAACACAGCATTGAAATATGGAATATCAAAAAAAGATTTAATATTTGATTTTTTAGTATTGGCAGTATCAGCTCAACAAAACGAACTATACAATACATTGTCCACTTTATCTTATGTCAAAAACACATATAATTATAATACAACTTTAGGTGTAAGTAATGTATCTTTTGGTCTTCCAAATAGAAAAATATTAAATAGAACATTTTTAGCCATGGCTTTGCAAGCTGGATTAAACTTACCAATAATAAACACATCATCACAAGATATGATAGATACAATAAATTCTTACAAAGTACTTGCAAATATAGATAAAGATTGCAAAAAATATATAAGTATTTACTCCGAACAAAAAGAAGAAGAAATAAAAAATGAAACATTGGAATACTGTATAGAAAATGGATTAAAAGAAAAAACAAAAATTATAACTATCGAAAAATTAAAAAATACAGATCCTCTTGAAATAATAAATAATATATTAATCCCAACGTTGAATAAAGTTGGTGATAAATATGAAAAAGAAATAATATTCTTACCTCAATTAATACAATCGGCAGAAACTGCAAAAATAGTATTTAAAGAAATAAAAAATAAATTACCTGATTTAGATTCATCAAATAAAAAAGATAAAATAATACTTGCTACTGTTGAAGGAGATATACATGATATAGGAAAAAATATAGTAAAAGTAATACTTGAAAATTATGGTTATGAAATAATAGATTTAGGTAAAGATGTCGTTTGTAATAAAATAATAGATAAAATTCAAGATTCTAAGGCTAAAATAGTGGGACTTTCAGCCTTAATGACTACAACTCTTATAAATATGGAAAATACTGTAAAAGAAATAAGAAAAAAATTTGATGATATAAAAATAATAATTGGTGGAGCAGTAGTTACAAAAACATTTGCAAATTCAATAGGTGCTGATTTTTATGCAAAAGATGCAAGAGAGGCTTTAAAATATTTAGAAAAATTACCTTTAAATTAA
- a CDS encoding potassium channel family protein: protein MKNYYLRLRRIIVSFIVIIFIIIIGTAGYMALEKWTFIDSLFFTLVTLSTVGYSIPDDLSFVSQYFTIFLILSGMTFVIYSLSQITSFIIEGEIKNLLEVRKRMKQISNMNNHFIVVGAGKTGFYVCETLKKSNKDFVLIDKNEENVNKIINNFNSDFPFIIGDIKDEDVFINAGIKKAGTIILTLPSDIDNLFVILTVKTINENIKIISKANEPESLKKLKYAGVDKVVLESEITGNRLGYLSIRPNIVTFLETITRTEDKELRLEEVKIPQESWMVNKTLKEISLPNLVDLIVISIKKYYDEDIFNPKADSLIEANDRIIVLGEEEKVQNLRKIVKGDYK, encoded by the coding sequence ATGAAAAATTATTATTTGAGACTTAGAAGGATTATTGTTTCTTTTATAGTTATTATCTTTATAATAATAATAGGTACAGCAGGATATATGGCATTAGAAAAATGGACATTTATTGATTCTTTATTTTTTACATTGGTTACTTTAAGTACTGTTGGTTATAGTATTCCAGATGATCTAAGTTTTGTAAGTCAATATTTCACAATATTCTTGATTTTATCTGGAATGACTTTTGTGATTTATTCTCTTTCTCAGATAACTTCATTTATCATAGAAGGAGAAATAAAGAATCTTTTGGAGGTTAGAAAAAGGATGAAACAAATTTCTAATATGAATAATCATTTTATAGTTGTTGGAGCGGGAAAAACTGGATTTTATGTCTGTGAAACTTTAAAAAAAAGTAATAAAGATTTTGTTCTTATCGATAAAAATGAAGAGAATGTAAATAAAATTATAAATAATTTTAATTCGGATTTTCCTTTTATAATAGGGGATATAAAAGATGAAGATGTTTTTATTAATGCAGGAATAAAAAAAGCTGGAACTATTATATTAACTCTTCCATCTGATATAGATAATTTATTTGTTATACTTACTGTTAAAACTATAAATGAAAATATAAAAATCATTTCCAAGGCTAACGAACCTGAATCATTAAAAAAATTAAAATATGCTGGAGTAGATAAAGTAGTTCTTGAATCTGAAATAACTGGTAATAGGCTTGGTTATTTGTCAATAAGACCTAATATAGTAACTTTTTTAGAGACCATTACTAGAACAGAAGATAAAGAGTTAAGACTAGAAGAAGTTAAAATACCTCAAGAATCTTGGATGGTAAATAAAACTTTAAAAGAAATATCTTTACCTAATTTAGTTGATTTAATAGTTATTTCAATAAAAAAATATTATGATGAAGATATATTCAATCCTAAAGCGGATTCATTAATAGAAGCTAATGATAGAATAATAGTTCTTGGTGAAGAAGAAAAAGTTCAAAATCTTAGAAAAATAGTTAAGGGGGATTATAAATGA
- the rpsF gene encoding 30S ribosomal protein S6: MAKVRFYETMIVVKPDLTEDQRNAMVEKVKNFIEVKVEGKIQEEKRWGMRKLAYKTPHGKYTEGDYAYFIYEADPEKVNLLENFFKITQDVMRFMTLRREDLEKKAIKKESNITVEEPVTTEEAAE; this comes from the coding sequence ATGGCAAAAGTTAGATTCTACGAAACTATGATTGTAGTAAAACCTGACTTAACAGAAGATCAAAGAAATGCCATGGTAGAAAAAGTAAAGAATTTTATTGAAGTAAAAGTTGAAGGTAAAATTCAAGAAGAAAAAAGATGGGGTATGAGAAAATTAGCATATAAAACTCCACATGGTAAATATACAGAAGGTGACTACGCATATTTTATATATGAAGCAGATCCTGAAAAAGTAAATTTACTCGAAAATTTCTTCAAAATAACTCAAGATGTAATGAGATTTATGACTTTAAGAAGAGAAGATTTAGAAAAAAAAGCTATAAAGAAAGAATCAAATATAACAGTTGAAGAACCAGTTACAACTGAAGAAGCTGCGGAGTGA
- a CDS encoding single-stranded DNA-binding protein: MAIAYNKVILVGRLTRDPDIRSTVSGSSVANFSLAVDRMTKDNDAVDFINIVAFGKQAEFASNYLSKGKLILVEGSLHINRWTDRNDIKRETAEIWASRMNFMETKKSQEEYSQFNNLDIKVEDGYKNNPSIDSIDDDILSDEMPEFEDPFSDLEDDLSSDEKPI; encoded by the coding sequence ATGGCTATTGCATACAACAAGGTCATACTTGTTGGCAGATTAACCAGAGATCCTGATATTCGTTCTACTGTTAGTGGATCTTCGGTTGCAAATTTTTCCCTTGCCGTTGATAGAATGACTAAAGATAATGATGCAGTAGATTTTATAAACATTGTAGCTTTTGGTAAGCAAGCTGAATTTGCTTCAAATTATCTGTCAAAAGGAAAATTAATATTAGTTGAAGGTTCATTGCATATTAATAGATGGACCGATAGAAACGATATAAAAAGAGAAACAGCTGAAATTTGGGCCTCCAGAATGAATTTTATGGAAACAAAAAAATCACAGGAAGAATATTCACAATTCAATAATTTAGATATAAAAGTTGAAGATGGTTATAAAAATAATCCTTCGATAGATAGTATTGATGATGATATACTTTCTGATGAAATGCCTGAATTCGAAGACCCATTCAGCGATCTCGAAGATGATTTATCTTCAGATGAAAAACCTATCTAA
- the rpsR gene encoding 30S ribosomal protein S18, protein MAFKRRKRTKKCKLCSMKTKYIDYKDLTLLSDYVNEKGKIMPKRINGNCSKHQRVLRQAIHRARHVMLLPYTND, encoded by the coding sequence ATGGCATTTAAAAGAAGAAAAAGAACAAAAAAATGTAAATTATGCTCAATGAAAACAAAATATATAGATTATAAAGATTTAACATTATTATCTGATTATGTAAATGAAAAAGGTAAAATTATGCCTAAAAGAATAAATGGAAACTGTTCAAAACATCAGAGAGTTTTGAGACAAGCAATACATAGAGCAAGACATGTAATGCTATTACCTTATACAAATGATTAA
- the rplI gene encoding 50S ribosomal protein L9 produces the protein MKVLLLEDVKKIGKKNEIKEVSDGYARNFLIRKGLAIEANQGTLKHVKDMKKLEEKKKENIRNKSEEILENISSYTYEIKANSGENGKLFGAVTSSDIAKRIKEISKIDFNKMWIDEKVNIKELGVFRLKIKLPQGVKGSIVIKVLPIK, from the coding sequence ATGAAAGTTTTATTACTAGAAGACGTCAAAAAAATAGGTAAAAAAAATGAAATAAAAGAAGTATCAGACGGTTATGCAAGAAACTTTCTCATAAGAAAAGGTTTAGCAATAGAAGCAAATCAAGGAACTTTAAAACATGTAAAAGATATGAAAAAACTTGAGGAAAAAAAGAAAGAAAACATCAGAAATAAAAGTGAAGAAATATTAGAAAATATATCATCTTATACATATGAAATAAAAGCCAATTCTGGTGAAAATGGCAAATTATTTGGTGCTGTCACATCATCTGATATAGCTAAAAGAATAAAAGAAATATCAAAAATAGATTTCAATAAAATGTGGATAGATGAAAAAGTCAATATAAAAGAACTTGGTGTTTTTAGACTCAAAATAAAACTACCTCAAGGTGTTAAAGGTTCTATAGTAATAAAGGTCTTACCAATAAAATAA
- a CDS encoding MBL fold metallo-hydrolase gives MEFIIKSKALYTTWVLYKPDRILFDVGEGISSSLGNKIYAIENIFLTHSHIDHISGLWGFINTRNNAMGSREKPLNIYYPENSEQIVKYISFIKNMNNRLRYSLNFIPINLKSVIEISETRYIKPFKTRHTPSELTFGYQIFEKRKRLKDEYKYLDQNSIIELSKKIGKDNISQRYDANILTISGDSLPIPLEYAENCEILLHECTFFKEEDRKIRNHTSLEELKILIKNINAKKIIIYHVSSRYNSIIKSTEEKLKKEFSDKEIYIVHPERKLKL, from the coding sequence TTGGAATTCATTATAAAATCAAAAGCATTATATACTACTTGGGTACTCTATAAACCAGATAGAATATTATTTGATGTTGGAGAAGGAATAAGCTCTTCACTTGGAAATAAAATATATGCAATAGAGAATATATTTTTAACACATTCTCATATAGATCATATATCTGGATTATGGGGATTCATAAATACAAGAAACAATGCTATGGGTTCGAGAGAAAAGCCTTTAAATATATATTATCCTGAAAACTCCGAACAAATAGTCAAGTATATAAGCTTTATAAAAAATATGAATAATAGATTAAGATATTCTTTAAATTTTATTCCAATAAATCTAAAATCTGTTATAGAAATATCAGAAACAAGATATATTAAACCATTTAAAACCCGTCATACTCCATCTGAATTAACTTTTGGATATCAAATCTTTGAAAAAAGAAAAAGATTAAAAGACGAATATAAATATTTAGATCAAAATAGTATAATAGAATTGAGTAAAAAAATAGGGAAAGACAATATATCACAAAGATATGATGCAAATATTTTGACAATAAGCGGTGATTCTTTGCCAATACCTTTAGAATATGCTGAAAACTGTGAAATTTTATTACATGAATGTACCTTTTTTAAAGAAGAAGACCGTAAAATACGAAACCATACTTCATTAGAGGAATTAAAAATACTAATCAAAAATATAAATGCAAAAAAAATAATAATATACCATGTTTCAAGTAGATATAATTCAATAATAAAATCTACTGAAGAAAAATTAAAAAAAGAGTTTTCAGATAAAGAAATTTACATTGTTCATCCTGAAAGGAAATTAAAACTCTAA
- a CDS encoding NfeD family protein → MQLWAFWVIMAIIFAVAEMLTPTFFFFWFAIGAVATAILSLFISSMTLNIIIFIVISFILWISTRKIVKRLYKNSDPKKTYTDDLIGKEAKIIDIRENNKIIVSIKGDKWVAFIEDTEKVKINDTVLIDKRESNFLYVHLKREE, encoded by the coding sequence ATGCAGTTATGGGCATTTTGGGTAATAATGGCAATAATATTCGCTGTTGCTGAAATGCTAACTCCAACATTCTTTTTTTTCTGGTTTGCAATTGGAGCAGTAGCAACTGCAATACTATCACTTTTCATAAGTTCAATGACATTAAACATTATAATATTCATAGTTATATCATTTATACTTTGGATATCTACAAGAAAAATTGTAAAAAGACTTTATAAAAATTCAGATCCTAAAAAAACCTATACAGATGATTTAATAGGTAAAGAAGCTAAAATCATTGATATAAGAGAAAATAATAAGATAATAGTATCAATAAAGGGAGACAAATGGGTGGCTTTCATAGAAGATACTGAAAAAGTAAAAATAAATGACACAGTATTAATTGACAAAAGAGAAAGCAATTTTCTATACGTACATTTAAAAAGGGAGGAATAA
- a CDS encoding SPFH domain-containing protein: protein MIIALIVAIFLIIIVSTSLKIVRPYEKALVERLGKFHRQVESGLNFIVPFIERITKVDIREMVIDVPPQEVITNDNVIVTVDAVIYYEITDAYRVIYNVGDFTSAAVKLAQTNLRNVIGELELDQTLTSRERINTKLREVLDEATDRWGVKVTRVEIKKIDPPDDIMDAMSRQMKAERMKRASILEAEGYKQSEITKAEGDKTSAILKAEGQSESIKRVAEAEKFKLVAEAEGQSQAIINVFNAIHKGNPSKDLITIKYLDALKDISNGKASKIFMPYEVSGILGSISTMVEAAKTNPEKEENNQ, encoded by the coding sequence ATGATAATTGCATTGATAGTAGCCATATTTCTTATTATCATAGTATCAACAAGTTTAAAGATTGTAAGACCTTATGAAAAAGCTTTAGTAGAGAGACTTGGTAAATTTCATAGACAAGTTGAGTCTGGGTTAAATTTTATAGTTCCGTTCATAGAAAGAATAACTAAAGTTGATATAAGAGAAATGGTCATAGATGTTCCACCTCAAGAAGTTATAACAAATGATAATGTTATAGTTACTGTAGATGCTGTAATATACTATGAAATAACCGATGCTTATAGAGTTATATATAATGTCGGTGATTTTACATCTGCTGCTGTAAAACTTGCTCAAACTAATCTAAGAAATGTTATAGGTGAACTTGAATTAGACCAAACATTAACTTCAAGAGAAAGAATAAATACCAAATTAAGGGAAGTTCTTGATGAAGCAACAGATAGATGGGGTGTTAAAGTAACAAGAGTAGAAATCAAAAAAATAGATCCACCTGATGATATAATGGATGCTATGAGCAGACAGATGAAAGCTGAAAGAATGAAAAGGGCTTCTATACTTGAAGCTGAAGGATATAAACAATCAGAAATAACAAAAGCTGAAGGTGATAAAACATCTGCTATTTTAAAAGCTGAAGGTCAATCTGAATCAATAAAAAGAGTTGCTGAAGCTGAAAAATTTAAATTAGTTGCTGAAGCTGAAGGTCAATCTCAAGCTATAATAAATGTTTTTAATGCTATTCATAAGGGAAATCCTTCAAAAGATTTGATAACTATAAAATACTTAGATGCTTTGAAAGATATATCAAATGGAAAAGCTTCAAAAATATTTATGCCTTATGAAGTTTCTGGAATATTGGGTAGTATATCAACTATGGTTGAAGCTGCTAAAACAAATCCAGAAAAAGAGGAGAATAATCAATAA
- the pdo gene encoding protein disulfide oxidoreductase, translated as MAQLLDEKTREQVAEILKDMTNKVKFILFKNDSEYSEVTENLITELTEVNEKIQIESHSKDEDFEKYGLDKNLFPSMVLLDSEDKDLGIKFYGIPSGHEFSTLLQNIIMVSNSKVNFSEETQNKIKTIDKKIRIRAFVTPTCPYCPNAVLAAHQSAILNSNISGEMVEANEFPELSSKHGVSSVPHTVIEIFENDEWKTKNEFIGAYPEQNFLDEILKSVE; from the coding sequence ATGGCACAATTATTAGATGAAAAAACAAGAGAACAAGTTGCAGAAATTTTAAAAGATATGACAAATAAAGTTAAGTTTATTCTTTTCAAAAATGACAGCGAATATTCAGAAGTTACAGAAAATTTGATAACAGAATTAACGGAAGTAAATGAAAAAATTCAAATTGAATCTCATTCTAAAGATGAAGACTTTGAAAAATATGGATTAGATAAAAATTTATTTCCATCAATGGTTTTACTCGATTCAGAAGATAAAGATTTAGGAATTAAATTTTATGGAATTCCTTCAGGTCATGAATTTTCAACCTTATTGCAAAATATAATAATGGTTTCAAATTCTAAAGTAAATTTTTCTGAAGAAACACAAAATAAAATTAAAACTATTGATAAAAAAATAAGAATAAGAGCATTTGTAACTCCAACATGTCCTTATTGTCCAAATGCAGTACTTGCAGCTCATCAATCTGCTATTTTAAACTCAAACATATCTGGAGAAATGGTTGAGGCAAACGAATTCCCAGAATTGTCTTCAAAACATGGAGTAAGTTCAGTTCCACATACAGTAATAGAAATATTTGAAAATGATGAATGGAAAACAAAAAACGAATTTATTGGAGCTTATCCAGAACAAAACTTCTTAGATGAAATTTTAAAATCAGTAGAATAA
- the trxB gene encoding thioredoxin-disulfide reductase produces MFFDLGNAGKKDLIKDYYDMIIIGGGPGGISAAIYAVQGGIKPLIIEKTLEGGQMNLTELVENYPGFTSIKGSEISKKMGEHAKHFGVEFHFAQVMDIKLNENEKIIITDDGKTIKTKVLVIASGATPKHLNIKGEEEFNSKGISYCATCDGHFFKNQKVAVIGGGNTAIEEALYLSKIAKEVHVIHRRDKLRADKMLQDRAFNSSNIKFRWNKVVNEFKGDFKLKELELKDTINSELTTEKFDGAFIFIGHKPETSYLKDMLELDDAGYIKTDKNLETSVKGIYAVGDIRDTPLKQIVTAVADGAIVSSHAVRKYFN; encoded by the coding sequence ATGTTTTTTGATCTTGGAAATGCCGGTAAAAAAGATCTTATTAAAGATTATTATGATATGATAATAATAGGTGGAGGCCCTGGAGGTATATCTGCTGCAATATATGCTGTACAGGGAGGTATTAAACCTTTAATTATAGAAAAAACTCTTGAAGGTGGCCAGATGAATCTGACAGAACTTGTAGAAAATTATCCTGGTTTTACTTCAATAAAAGGTTCTGAAATTTCGAAAAAAATGGGCGAACATGCAAAACATTTTGGTGTTGAGTTTCACTTTGCACAAGTTATGGATATAAAATTGAATGAAAATGAAAAAATTATAATAACAGATGATGGAAAAACAATAAAGACTAAAGTACTTGTAATTGCTTCTGGAGCAACTCCAAAACATTTAAATATTAAAGGTGAAGAAGAATTTAATTCTAAGGGAATTTCATACTGTGCGACTTGTGATGGACATTTTTTTAAAAATCAAAAAGTTGCTGTTATTGGTGGAGGAAATACTGCAATTGAAGAAGCTTTATATTTATCAAAAATAGCTAAGGAAGTTCATGTAATTCATAGAAGAGATAAACTAAGAGCCGATAAAATGTTACAAGATAGAGCTTTTAATTCTTCTAATATAAAATTTAGATGGAATAAAGTGGTAAATGAATTTAAAGGTGATTTTAAACTCAAAGAATTAGAATTAAAAGATACTATAAATTCAGAATTGACTACAGAAAAATTCGATGGAGCTTTTATATTTATAGGTCACAAACCAGAAACTTCATATTTAAAAGATATGCTAGAACTCGATGATGCTGGATATATAAAAACTGATAAAAACTTAGAAACATCTGTAAAAGGAATTTACGCTGTTGGAGATATAAGAGATACACCTTTAAAACAAATAGTTACTGCAGTTGCCGATGGAGCTATTGTTTCATCTCATGCTGTGAGGAAATACTTTAATTAA